The following DNA comes from Bradyrhizobium sp. SK17.
CCGAGACCGAGCGGCTGCGCCGTGCCGCCCGCTTCGAGGTCGATCAGGCCAAGGTGGCGCTCGACACGCTGAACGAGGAAACGCGCACCTTGCGCGGCAACGTGTCGGTCGACGATCAGGCCCAGGTGAAGCTGCGCGAGCTGGAGCGCGAGGCAAGCGCCAAGACCGCGCTTTACCAGACCTTCCTGACCCGCTCCGGCGAGGCCGCCGAACGGCAGCAGATCGACGCCACCGACGTGCGGGTCATCTCGCCCGCGGTCGCGCCGTTCCGCCGGACCTGGCCGCCCCGTCCGATCATCGCGGCTGCGGCGGGTGCGGCGTTGGGACTGCTGCTGTGCGCGGCCGCACTCGCCGGCCTCGGCTATCTCGCGGCACTCCGTCTCGCCGGGAGCAGGGCGACATGATGGCGTCGGGAGACATGCGCGAAGCTGGAGCGATCAGTGTGCTCGGACCGCCGCTGTTCATGGCGACGCTGCTGTTCTACCTTATCACGCTGACGCCGTTCATCGACCTGTCGGCAGCCAATGCGGGTGATCCCGCCGCCGACAAGTCGAGCACGATCAATCAGATCGTCTTCCTCGGATTGACCGCAAGCCTGTGGTTGACCGCGCTCAGCTCGCCGGCACGTCATCTCGTCGTGCGTCCCCGCAGCTTCCTGATCGTGACGGTGCTGTGGTTCGCGCTGGTCTCGGCCATTTCGATGCATCCGGACATCGCGCTGAAGCGCGTCGTGCTGGCGTCGCTGACGATCGTCAATGCCGGCATCTTCCTGCTGCTGCCGCGTTCTGAGCGGCAGTTCGCCGGCATGCTGGCGATGTGCTGCCTCGGCACGCTGGCGCTCGCCTACATCGGCGTTGCGCTGTGGCCGCAGCTTGCGATCCACCAGGCGAGCGAGATCCGCGAGCCGATGAACGCCGGGCTATGGCGCGGTCATTTCGCACACAAGAACGTCGCGGCCGCGGCGATGGTGCTGATCAGCTTCGCCGGGCTCTATTTGTACGGCACCGGCCGCCGCATCGTCGGCGGAGCGATCACGCTGCTGGCGGTCGTGTTCCTGGCCCATACCGGCGGCAAGTCGTCGACCGCGGCGCTGCCGGGCATTCTGGTGATCGCCTGGATATTCGAGCGGTGGCGGGCGATCCGCATCCCGATGGTCTTCCTGGGGATCGCGGCCTTCAACGTCGTCACGATCGGTTGCTCGGTCTCGCCGACGATGCGCGAGCTGGTCGCAAGCCTCGGGATCGATCCGACCTTCACCAACCGCATCGACATCTGGCGGGTCGGCGCCGCCGCCGTCGCGGACCGCCCGTTCACCGGATATGGCTTCCAGCTGTTCTGGCAGACCGACGAGATGGTCTACAAGGCCGGGGGCGGAGCGAGCTGGGCGGTCGCTGCCTTCAACGCGCACAATGCCTATCTCGATGCCGCGATCACGACCGGCATACCGGGTCTCATCCTCACCCTCGTGTTGCTCGTCTGGCTGCCGCTGCGCGACGTGTCGCGCGCGGAGACGCGCGGCAATGACCCCGCGCTGACCCGCCTGTTCACCCGGATCTGGCTGTACGGCGTGTTCTCGGCCTGTGTCGAGAGCCTGTATTTCCAGTCCGGCAGTCTGGTCTGGTTCATGTTGATCGTTTCGATCTTCGGGCTTCGCTTGCAGGCGAGTGCGCATGAGATCCGCGACGGTGAAGCCGTGATGCCTGTCGGGGAGACGGCCCATGCGTAGCCCCACATCGTTCCTGCCCGAGACGGCATCGCGCCTGCCGCACACGATCGACCGGTTCGCCGGTCGTCTGACCAACAGGTTGCTCCGGGCGGCGCCCTGGCAGCTCATCGAGGTCCCGACCCGCGAACCGATCGTCTCCTTCACGTTCGACGATGTACCGGACTCCGCGCTCCGTGTCGGTGCGGCAATCCTGGAGGCGTGCGGCGTGCGCGGCACGTTCTACATCTCGGGTGGCCTCGAGGGCCAAGTCGAGCCGGATCGCACCCTGATCGATGCTGCGGGCTGTAGGGAGCTCGTCGCGCGCGGTCACGAGATCGGCTGCCACACTTACGGCCATCGCGACATCAGGCATCTCGATCGCGCGAGCCTCGCCGCTGATCTCGCGGACAACGCGCGCTATCTCGATGCGGTCGATCCGCGCCGCGGCCGGCGCAATTTCGCCTATCCCTACAACAGCGGCAGCCTCGGCAAGCGGTCGATGCTGGCCGATTCGTACCGGACCTGCCGCGCGGGCGGCGAAGCCATCAACCGCGGGCCGACCGATCCGACCTTTCTCAAGGCAATCGAGATCCGCCAGCCCGAGACGCTGGTGGCGGGATTGACCCGCTGGATCGACGCGCTGATCGCGGATCCGGGCTGGCTGATCCTCTTCACTCACGACATCTCGCCGACGCCTACGCCCTATGGGGCTAGTCCCGCGGCGTTCGAACGGCTGGTGGCGCATGCGGTGGAGCGCGGCTGCTGCGTGTTGACCGTCGATGCTGCGCTCGACCGCATGGGATTCCGGGAGGCTGGGCAATGACGAGCGAACGGCGGCTTTTGGCCATCAACAACTACTTCTACCGGCGCGGCGGCGCCGAGAGCGTGTTCCTGGACCAGATCGATCTGTTCGCGTCGGCCGGCTGGGAAGTGGTGCCGTTCGCGATGGAGCATCCCGACAATCTGCCGAGCCCGTGGTCCGATTACTTCGTCTCCGAGATCGAATATGGCCGGTCCAGCGGACCGATCACGAAAGCCAAGCAAGCAGCCAAGATCATCTTCTCGCTGGAGGCGCGCCGCAAGATCCGCGCCCTGGTCGGCCGTGTGCAGCCATCGGTGGCGCATGCCCACAACGTCTACCATCACATCTCGCCCTCGATCTTCGATGTGCTCAAGGCCGAAGGCGTGCCGGTGGTGATGACGGCGCATGATTTGAAGCTCGCCTGTCCCGCCTACAAGATGCTGAGCCAGGGCGAAGTCTGCGAGCGCTGCCGCGGTGGACGAATCCACAATGTCCTGCTGCGGCGCTGCGTCAAGGACTCCGCCATGGTGAGCGGGCTGGTCTTCCTCGAGACCCTGGTCCATCGCAGCTTCGGCCTCTACCGCGACACGCTCGACTGCCTGATCGCGCCGAGCCGCTTCTACCGCGACAAGCTGGTGCAGTGGGGCTGGGACGCGAGCCGCATCGCATACATCCCGAATTTCGTCGATGCCGAGCAGTTCACGCCCTGGTGCCACGAGGGGAATTACTTCGTCTACGCGGGACGGCTTGCGCCGGAGAAGGGGCTCGCCACGCTGGTGCGAGCCACGGCGCTTGCGCGTCAGCGCCTGGTGCTGGTCGGCAGCGGCCCCGAAGAGGAAGCCTTGCGCCGGTTGGCGTTCGAGCTCGACGCCCAGGTCGTCTTCGCGGGTCATCTGGACAAGCCGGAGCTGAAACAGGTGATCGGAGAATCGCGGGCGCTGGTGCTCGCCTCCGAATGGTACGAGAACGCGCCGATCAGCGTGCTCGAGGCTTACGCGCTCGGCCGCCCGGTGATCGGCACACGGATCGGCGGCATTCCGGAGCTGATCGTTCACAACAAGACCGGCGCCCTGGTCGAACCAGGCAATGTCGGCATGCTGGCCGAGGCGCTGGCCAGCATGGCGAAGCTGCCCCGCACGGCACGGAACAGGCTCGGCGCCGCGGGCCGCGACTGGGTGTTGCGCGAATTCACTCCCGAGAAATACCGCGATCGCATGACGGCACTCTACGAGACGGTGGTGCACTGATGTACACATTGATACCAGCCGGCGGAGCAAACCGGCCTCCGAGGAAAGTGATCTTCCTCGGTCTGCGCGGCATCCCCGAGATACAGGGCGGCGTCGAGACCCATGTCGCCGCGCTCGCCGTGCGCATCGCGCAGCGCGGCTGGCAGGTCGAGGTGCTCGGACGCCGGCCGTACCTGCCATCACCGGAGCCGTACGTCTGGAAAGGCGTCGTGGTGACGCCGATCTGGACGCCGCGTTCAAAGCACGTCGAAGCGCTGCTGCACACCACGCTCGGCCTGTTCGCCGCCGCTCGCCGCAATCCGGACCTGGTCCATATCCATGCGATCGGTCCGGCGCTGCTCACGCCGCTGGCCCGCCTGCTCGGCCTTCGCGTGGTGGTGACGCATCACGGCTTCGACTACGAACGCCAGAAATGGGGATGGATGGCGAAGTCGGTCCTGCGCGCCGGTGAATGGATGGGAATGAAGTTCGCCCATGCGCGTATCGGCGTGGCGAAGGGCATCGTCGACTCGGTCCGCGCCAGGCACGGCGTCCCGGCAAGCTTCATTCCGAACGGCGTGGAGAGCAGCACTCCGAAGCTCGGCACCTCCTATCTCGACTATATCGACGTGAAGCCGTACCGCTACATCCTGAGCGTCGGCAGAATCGTCGAGGAAAAACGGCAGCTCGATCTGATCGACGCCTTCGCGCGCCTGGGTGATCCTACCCGGAAGCTGATCATCGTCGGCACGGCCGATCACAACGGCAATTACCTGCGCGCGGTCGAGAAGGCGGCAGCGGCGACGCCGGGCGTGGTGATGACCGGCTTCCAGTCCGGCGAGAGCCTCGCCCAGCTCTATCGGCACGCGGCGTTGTTCGTTCTCCCATCCAGCCATGAGGGCATGCCGATGGTGCTGCTCGAGGCGCTGAGCCACGGGGTGCCCTGCCTGGCGAGCGACATTGACGCCAATCTCGCGCTCGACCTCGGGCCGGAGAGCTACTTTCCGCTGGGTGACGTCGATGCGCTCGCGGGAGCGATCAGGCTGAAGCTCGCCCCATCGGGCAACCTGCCGGATCGAAGCGAGCGAGCCGCGCGGGCGCTCGATTGCTTCGGCTGGGACCCGATCGTCGACCGCACCATCGAAGTCTATGAGAGTGCGCTGGCAGCGCGCAAACCGGGACGGGCGCATCGCGGCGGCACCGACCTCAAGAACCATCTCGGGTTCGGAGGCGGGCAATGACGCTGGCCCTTCGCAAGCTGGAGATGACCGTGCTGGGCATCGGCTTCCTCGGCCTCGCCTGGAGCAAGGACAAGCTGCGCGGCTACGCCACGCCGAACACCGTGTCGAAGTTCGACGTCGAAGGCCAGATCGCCTATCTGCTCGACATCTTCGGCTCGTTCCGCCGTTTCATGCCGCCGGGATTCGATCTGCGCGGCCGCGATGTGCTCGAGCTCAGTCCTGGCGCGTCGCGCGGCAACGGTGCGTTGTTCCTTGCCATGGGGGCGCGGTCCTATCACGCCATCGACGTGTTCAACCTCGCCGGCGACGAGGACCCCGTGTTCTACGAGCTGCTGCTCGATCGCTTCTCCTATGGCACCAAGGCGGACCGGCAGCGCGCCCATGCCCTCTCATCGGCGTCCGGCGCCCGCGAGTTCAGCTACGTGGTCGGCCGGGATTTCGACATTCCCCGCCTCGCCGGCGGACGAACCTTCGACCTGATCGTGAGTTGTGCGGCGTTCGAGCATTACGACAGCGTCCCCGATACCGTCGCCGGCTTGACGCAGGTGGCCCGGCCGGGCTGCGAGGCGATCCACATCATCGACCTGCAAACGCATTCGCGCTGGATTCGCGAGCACGACCCCAACAACATTTATCGCTATCCGGAGCCGATCTACCGGCTGTTCCGCTTTCCTGGCCAGCCGAACCGGCTGCGGCCCGCCGATTACATCGCGGCCTTCGAGGCACAGGCGTGGAGCGATGTCCGGTTCGTGCCGTCGCGAACCATCGAGCCCGCGCTGCGCGGCCTCTCGCTCGCCGGTCTCGCTACCCCATTTGCCGGCCAGGAAGACATGATCGTGCTCGATGGTGCGTTGACGGCGCGCCATCCCGGCGGGATCGGCGGCTGAGCGCGATCGGAGGTACATCGTGACCAGTCGCCGTTCCATCCTCCGCAGCATCGCCGGTGTCGCGATGCTCGCACCATTTGCCGCGCTCCCGGCTATTGCCGATCCGGCCGGCGAGCTTCCCGGTTTCCGTCGCGGGATCGGCGTCTCGCATGCGTTCGGATGGGCCGAGGTGCGCGAGGATGGCTCCTATGTGGATCCGGCGTTCTCCGCGCCGCGGTTTCAGTTCGGCGCGGACCAACGTCGGGCGATCCACGATGCAGGATTCGACTTCGTGCGTCTCGTCCTCGACGTCGGTCCGTTCCTGGCATTCGATGGGGCGAGCCGCGACCGGCTGGATGATCTCGTCATTACCACCGTCCGCGACCTGCTCGCCGCCGATCTTGGCGTGATCGTCGACCTGCACCCGAGTGCCATGAGCCCGGCCTACCGGCCTGCGGAACTCACCGCCGGCGTGAACACGCCGAAATTCCAGGCCATGCTCGCGTTGCTGACCCGTCTCGCAGGCCGCCTCGACCAGGTTGCCGCCGAGCGGCGCAAGGCGGCGCCGCCGAGGATCGCGCTCGAGCTGATGAATGAGCCGGAGATATCAGCGGCCGCATGGCAGCCGATGCTCGAAGCCGCCTACGCAGCTGCGCGCCGCGGTTCGGCGACGCTGCCGCTCGTGCTGGGCGGCGGCCTTGTGAACGCTGCCGGCGCGCTGGCGCAGATCAAGATGCATCCGTTTGCCGGCGACAGGCGCCTGATCTACACCTATCACGACTATTCGCCGTGGCAGTTCACCCATCAGGGCGTGCGCGGCAGTCCGGCCTATGCGCTGGATGGGATCGTCTATCCGGCGCCCGCATCGGTCGACGCGATGGCGCAGGCGACCGACCAGCGCATCGCGGCGCTCGGCCTCACCGGCACGGAGCTGGATCAGGCACGGCAGGCCAGGCAGACGCTCGCGAGCTATGTCAGCTCCGGCTTCAACCGATCGACGCTGGAGCGGACGTTTCAGCAGGTGGCGGCGTGGCGCACGGCGCAGAACCTGCCGGCGCAGGCGATCCTGCTCGGCGAGTTCGGCGTGCACAGGACGCCCTTCCAGGACAGCGTCGCAGGCGCGACCGCGCGCGCGAGCTGGCTGCGTGACATGCGTGAGCTCGCGGAGGCCTACGGTTTCGCCTGGTCCTGCTGGACTTACCTCGCGACAGGCGGATTCGCATTGGCGGAGAACGAAACCGGCCCCGGCTTCGATGCCGCGACCCGCGGCGCGCTCGGCCTGACATCGCCATGAGGCCAGACATGACACCGCGTCGCTACGGCAATATCGACGGGTTGCGAGCGATCGCGGCGCTTGGCGTCATGGTCGAGCATATGTTCGGTGATCTGCTTCGGCAGACCCCGCTTGCCGCCGGGCCGATGAATGCGGCTGGCGAGATGCTGGTTCAGAATGTGAGTCTTGGCCGGTTCGGCGTGGCGCTGTTCTTTCTGATCAGCGGCTTCGTCGTGCCGTTCAGCATCGGCGGCGAACGGCCGCTGTTTCAATTCGCCGTTTCGCGAATATTCCGGCTCTATCCCGCTCTGTGGCTCGCGCTCGCGGTGCTCGCGACCATGGCTTGTCTTGCTGGCGAGCCGCCGCGCGCGGTGACGGTGCTTGCCAACATGACGATGGCGCCGACGCTGTTCGGCCAGCCCTGGCTGTCGCCGATCTACTGGACGCTGTTCATCGAGCTGGTGTTCTACATCCTGATCGCGCTGCTGTTCTCGGTCGGCAAGCTCCGCCAGGTCGGCGTGCTGTCGATCCTGAGTCTGGCGCTCGTGGTCGCAACGGCGTTGCCGGTCCAGTTGCGGACGCATGGGATTGCCAACGTCCCGGTGCAGTATCTCGGCATGCACCTCTCATTCCTGTTCCTGGGTCTGCTGTTGCGCCTGTGGCTTGTCGAGCGGGTGCCCGGTGCGCGCACGGCGGCGCTGGCGCTGGTGCTTGCACAGGTTGCCGCGGTGCCGTCGGTGGCGGCCTTCTCGCTGGCGCGCGGCGACAATTTCATCATGGAGGGGCTGTTGCCCGTCGTTACGGCCTATGCGCTGGCTTTCGTGATCTTCATGGCGGCCGTCAGGTTCGATCGGCCTCGTTCGCCGCTGCTGTCGCAGATCGGGCTGATCAGCTATTCGACGTACCTGTTCCACTGGCCGGTGAACGTCACGGTCTACCGCTTCCTGCCGTTGACCGGACAGATCAGCGATATCGCCACCATGCTGATCTGCACCGGCCTCGTCCTGCTGGTGTCCTGGCTGGTCTACCGGCTGGTCGAGCGCCCGATGATCATGTTCGGGCGCGCGATCGTGCTGCGGCATGGCGTCGCCAGTCGGCCTTGACGCCGGCCAGTCGCGCCCTCAGTGAATCGCGGCGTACATGATCTTCTCCTCGGTGGCCTCGACCGCGGAGAATTCCTCGACCACCTTGCCCTGGCGCGACACCAGAATGCGGTC
Coding sequences within:
- a CDS encoding acyltransferase yields the protein MTPRRYGNIDGLRAIAALGVMVEHMFGDLLRQTPLAAGPMNAAGEMLVQNVSLGRFGVALFFLISGFVVPFSIGGERPLFQFAVSRIFRLYPALWLALAVLATMACLAGEPPRAVTVLANMTMAPTLFGQPWLSPIYWTLFIELVFYILIALLFSVGKLRQVGVLSILSLALVVATALPVQLRTHGIANVPVQYLGMHLSFLFLGLLLRLWLVERVPGARTAALALVLAQVAAVPSVAAFSLARGDNFIMEGLLPVVTAYALAFVIFMAAVRFDRPRSPLLSQIGLISYSTYLFHWPVNVTVYRFLPLTGQISDIATMLICTGLVLLVSWLVYRLVERPMIMFGRAIVLRHGVASRP
- a CDS encoding glycosyltransferase family 4 protein; amino-acid sequence: MTSERRLLAINNYFYRRGGAESVFLDQIDLFASAGWEVVPFAMEHPDNLPSPWSDYFVSEIEYGRSSGPITKAKQAAKIIFSLEARRKIRALVGRVQPSVAHAHNVYHHISPSIFDVLKAEGVPVVMTAHDLKLACPAYKMLSQGEVCERCRGGRIHNVLLRRCVKDSAMVSGLVFLETLVHRSFGLYRDTLDCLIAPSRFYRDKLVQWGWDASRIAYIPNFVDAEQFTPWCHEGNYFVYAGRLAPEKGLATLVRATALARQRLVLVGSGPEEEALRRLAFELDAQVVFAGHLDKPELKQVIGESRALVLASEWYENAPISVLEAYALGRPVIGTRIGGIPELIVHNKTGALVEPGNVGMLAEALASMAKLPRTARNRLGAAGRDWVLREFTPEKYRDRMTALYETVVH
- a CDS encoding O-antigen ligase — protein: MMASGDMREAGAISVLGPPLFMATLLFYLITLTPFIDLSAANAGDPAADKSSTINQIVFLGLTASLWLTALSSPARHLVVRPRSFLIVTVLWFALVSAISMHPDIALKRVVLASLTIVNAGIFLLLPRSERQFAGMLAMCCLGTLALAYIGVALWPQLAIHQASEIREPMNAGLWRGHFAHKNVAAAAMVLISFAGLYLYGTGRRIVGGAITLLAVVFLAHTGGKSSTAALPGILVIAWIFERWRAIRIPMVFLGIAAFNVVTIGCSVSPTMRELVASLGIDPTFTNRIDIWRVGAAAVADRPFTGYGFQLFWQTDEMVYKAGGGASWAVAAFNAHNAYLDAAITTGIPGLILTLVLLVWLPLRDVSRAETRGNDPALTRLFTRIWLYGVFSACVESLYFQSGSLVWFMLIVSIFGLRLQASAHEIRDGEAVMPVGETAHA
- a CDS encoding polysaccharide deacetylase family protein, whose translation is MRSPTSFLPETASRLPHTIDRFAGRLTNRLLRAAPWQLIEVPTREPIVSFTFDDVPDSALRVGAAILEACGVRGTFYISGGLEGQVEPDRTLIDAAGCRELVARGHEIGCHTYGHRDIRHLDRASLAADLADNARYLDAVDPRRGRRNFAYPYNSGSLGKRSMLADSYRTCRAGGEAINRGPTDPTFLKAIEIRQPETLVAGLTRWIDALIADPGWLILFTHDISPTPTPYGASPAAFERLVAHAVERGCCVLTVDAALDRMGFREAGQ
- a CDS encoding glycosyltransferase family 4 protein, whose product is MIFLGLRGIPEIQGGVETHVAALAVRIAQRGWQVEVLGRRPYLPSPEPYVWKGVVVTPIWTPRSKHVEALLHTTLGLFAAARRNPDLVHIHAIGPALLTPLARLLGLRVVVTHHGFDYERQKWGWMAKSVLRAGEWMGMKFAHARIGVAKGIVDSVRARHGVPASFIPNGVESSTPKLGTSYLDYIDVKPYRYILSVGRIVEEKRQLDLIDAFARLGDPTRKLIIVGTADHNGNYLRAVEKAAAATPGVVMTGFQSGESLAQLYRHAALFVLPSSHEGMPMVLLEALSHGVPCLASDIDANLALDLGPESYFPLGDVDALAGAIRLKLAPSGNLPDRSERAARALDCFGWDPIVDRTIEVYESALAARKPGRAHRGGTDLKNHLGFGGGQ
- a CDS encoding glycoside hydrolase family 5 protein — its product is MTSRRSILRSIAGVAMLAPFAALPAIADPAGELPGFRRGIGVSHAFGWAEVREDGSYVDPAFSAPRFQFGADQRRAIHDAGFDFVRLVLDVGPFLAFDGASRDRLDDLVITTVRDLLAADLGVIVDLHPSAMSPAYRPAELTAGVNTPKFQAMLALLTRLAGRLDQVAAERRKAAPPRIALELMNEPEISAAAWQPMLEAAYAAARRGSATLPLVLGGGLVNAAGALAQIKMHPFAGDRRLIYTYHDYSPWQFTHQGVRGSPAYALDGIVYPAPASVDAMAQATDQRIAALGLTGTELDQARQARQTLASYVSSGFNRSTLERTFQQVAAWRTAQNLPAQAILLGEFGVHRTPFQDSVAGATARASWLRDMRELAEAYGFAWSCWTYLATGGFALAENETGPGFDAATRGALGLTSP